In Caldicellulosiruptor obsidiansis OB47, a single window of DNA contains:
- a CDS encoding sodium-translocating pyrophosphatase has protein sequence MGAYIALIYGVIVFAILVIIGLVRFIFSQEKGNEKMQEIAGAIREGAMAFLNRQYKTIGILALIVAIIIIIANYFGNLSKGSSQAASIAFHIGFAFITGALCSAISGYLGMYIAVNSNVRAAAGARKGLNRALQIALRGGAVTGLAVTALSLLGVATLFLLYGGASGKENLIKEAPSLIVGFGFGASFVALFAQLGGGIYTKAADVGADLVGKVEAGIPEDDPRNPAVVADLVGDNVGDCAGRGADLFESTAAENIGAMILGVALYPVFGWKGILFPLVARAIGIVSSVIGLFFVNTKDESKDPMKALNKGYFVTTILNLIVLVFIVKAMLSGKLPNGQEVNWWLLYGCAVAGIILSYIFVWLTDFYTSYHYRPVQEIAKASTTGPATNIITGMSVGMESTALPVIFISIAIYIAYKLGEHALPGFANGGLYGTAIATMGMLSTCAYILAMDTFGPITDNAGGITEMSGAPEEVRNVTDRLDACGNTTKALTKGYAIGSAALATFLLFSAYLDEVKKILGRPLESWFSVDIGKPEVFIGAFIGAMVVYLFSSTAIRAVGRAAQYVILEVRRQFKEIPGIMEGRAKPDYAKCVDIVTKGALKEMVVPGMIVVIAPILVGILLGKEAAAGFLMIGTIAGVILALFLNNGGGAWDNAKKFIELGNYGGKRSDAHKAAVVGDTVGDPCKDTAGPSLHVLVKLISTITLVFVSLFR, from the coding sequence GTGGGAGCCTACATAGCATTAATCTATGGAGTTATTGTATTTGCAATTCTTGTAATCATTGGGCTTGTCAGATTTATCTTTTCTCAAGAAAAAGGCAATGAAAAAATGCAGGAAATTGCTGGTGCAATCAGAGAAGGTGCTATGGCATTTTTAAACAGGCAGTACAAAACTATTGGTATTCTTGCTTTAATTGTTGCTATTATAATCATCATTGCAAACTATTTTGGTAATCTGTCAAAAGGTTCGTCTCAGGCTGCTTCAATTGCTTTTCATATAGGATTTGCATTTATAACAGGTGCACTTTGCTCAGCAATCTCTGGTTATTTGGGAATGTATATTGCTGTGAATTCCAATGTAAGAGCTGCAGCAGGTGCAAGAAAAGGTTTAAATAGAGCTTTGCAGATAGCTCTTCGTGGTGGTGCTGTAACGGGATTAGCTGTAACAGCGCTATCACTTTTGGGTGTTGCAACATTGTTTTTACTCTATGGAGGTGCTTCTGGGAAAGAAAATCTTATAAAAGAGGCACCATCACTGATTGTTGGTTTTGGATTTGGAGCATCATTTGTGGCTCTCTTTGCTCAGCTTGGCGGTGGAATTTATACAAAAGCTGCTGATGTTGGTGCTGACCTTGTGGGCAAAGTAGAAGCGGGAATTCCTGAAGATGATCCAAGAAACCCGGCTGTTGTTGCTGACCTTGTTGGTGACAATGTTGGAGACTGTGCAGGTCGTGGTGCAGACCTTTTTGAGTCAACAGCAGCTGAGAATATAGGTGCTATGATATTAGGTGTTGCACTATATCCGGTGTTTGGTTGGAAAGGAATTTTATTTCCGCTTGTTGCACGTGCTATAGGTATTGTTTCATCTGTTATTGGTCTTTTCTTTGTCAACACAAAAGATGAAAGCAAAGACCCAATGAAGGCTTTGAACAAGGGCTACTTTGTAACAACAATCTTAAACTTGATAGTATTGGTTTTCATAGTAAAAGCAATGCTATCTGGTAAGCTTCCGAATGGACAAGAGGTTAACTGGTGGCTTTTGTATGGCTGTGCAGTTGCGGGAATTATCCTGAGCTATATTTTCGTATGGCTTACAGATTTTTATACATCATACCACTACAGACCTGTTCAAGAAATTGCTAAAGCATCAACAACCGGTCCTGCAACAAATATCATAACAGGTATGTCTGTTGGTATGGAATCGACAGCGTTACCGGTTATATTTATATCAATTGCAATTTATATTGCGTACAAGCTTGGTGAACATGCACTTCCTGGGTTTGCAAACGGAGGACTTTACGGAACAGCAATTGCAACAATGGGTATGCTTTCAACCTGTGCATACATTTTAGCAATGGACACATTTGGACCGATTACAGACAATGCCGGTGGTATCACTGAGATGTCCGGTGCACCTGAAGAGGTAAGAAATGTTACAGACAGGCTTGATGCTTGCGGCAATACTACAAAAGCCCTGACAAAAGGTTATGCAATTGGTTCTGCGGCGCTTGCAACTTTCTTACTTTTCTCTGCTTATCTTGATGAAGTCAAAAAGATACTGGGAAGACCACTTGAGTCTTGGTTCTCTGTTGATATTGGAAAACCTGAAGTATTCATCGGTGCATTTATCGGCGCGATGGTTGTTTACCTCTTCAGCTCAACAGCAATAAGGGCGGTTGGAAGAGCTGCACAGTATGTTATCTTGGAAGTAAGACGTCAATTTAAAGAGATACCTGGCATTATGGAAGGAAGAGCAAAGCCAGATTATGCTAAGTGTGTTGATATTGTTACAAAAGGTGCTTTGAAAGAAATGGTTGTTCCTGGAATGATAGTTGTTATTGCACCGATACTTGTTGGAATTCTTCTTGGAAAAGAAGCAGCAGCAGGATTTTTAATGATAGGTACAATTGCAGGTGTAATTTTGGCACTTTTCCTCAACAACGGCGGTGGTGCATGGGACAATGCTAAGAAGTTTATAGAGCTTGGCAACTACGGTGGTAAGAGGTCTGATGCACACAAGGCAGCAGTTGTTGGCGATACAGTTGGAGATCCTTGCAAAGACACAGCAGGTCCATCCTTGCATGTTCTTGTAAAGCTTATATCGACAATTACTCTTGTATTTGTATCACTCTTTAGATAA
- the gatC gene encoding Asp-tRNA(Asn)/Glu-tRNA(Gln) amidotransferase subunit GatC encodes MITRNDVEYVANLARLTLTEEETEKMIKELGAIIEFANKLSDLDTEGIEPTAHVLNLFNVFRSDEVKPSYPREKILQNAPSHDDVCIKVPKIVE; translated from the coding sequence ATGATTACAAGAAATGATGTTGAATATGTTGCAAACCTTGCAAGGCTTACTCTGACTGAAGAAGAAACTGAAAAGATGATAAAAGAGCTTGGGGCTATAATTGAGTTTGCAAATAAACTATCTGATCTTGACACCGAAGGTATTGAACCAACCGCACATGTTCTTAATCTTTTCAATGTGTTTAGAAGTGATGAGGTAAAACCTTCATATCCGCGGGAAAAGATTTTACAAAACGCACCTTCACACGATGATGTTTGTATCAAGGTACCAAAGATTGTAGAATAA